One Ricinus communis isolate WT05 ecotype wild-type chromosome 2, ASM1957865v1, whole genome shotgun sequence DNA segment encodes these proteins:
- the LOC125369331 gene encoding uncharacterized protein LOC125369331, with amino-acid sequence MVDNAAGGAMLERTPDEIYNIFKIENMYDQTNLMDSYQPMHPMNDLYSNTYNTGTPKNDGLVQINKESIQKEEKVEPNLRLEKKEKEAFSGPEFHKAAQPYRPPIPFLNQPKESKKDKKNFENIEMLSKVNTNLPLLDVIRNKPAYAKFFEELNTNKRRYANNEKVQVASIMLQHQLPLKMKDHGSFTIDITIGDKKHIKAMLDLGASINLMPYSMYERLGLGELKPTTMSLQFADRSIKYPRDIVEDLLVQVGKLKISVDFVVLDMENAPTRDKEQTILLGRPFMATTRTVIDMHDGKLTMTVLGEIVEFKSFRDTLDVRIKSIKPYLKGMAYDEEVECADERSP; translated from the exons ATGGTTGATAATGCAGCTGGGGGTGCTATGTTAGAAAGGACACCTGATGAGATTTATAACATCTTTAAGAT AGAAAATATGTATGACCAAacaaatttgatggattcttaCCAACCTATGCATCCTATGAATGACCTTTATTCCAACACATATAATACAG GTACACCTAAAAATGATGGATTAGTGCAAATCAATAAGGAAAGCAtacaaaaggaagaaaaagtagAGCCTAATCTTAGgcttgagaagaaagaaaaggaagcatTTTCTGGACCTGAATTTCATAAGGCAGCTCAGCCTTATAGACCCCCTATTCCTTTTCTAAACCAACCAAAAGAGAGCAAAAAggacaaaaaaaattttgaaaatattgagATGCTCTCTAAAGTTAATACTAACTTACCTTTGTTGGATGTTATCAGGAATAAACCAGCTTATGCAAAATTCTTTGAAGAGCTGAACACCAACAAAAGACGATATGCGAACAATGAAAAAGTACAAGTAGCAAGTATAATGCTTCAACATCAATTGCCCCTTAAGATGAAGGATCATGGTAGCTTCACCATTGATATTACAATAGGTgataaaaaacatataaaagccatgttagatttgggAGCAAGCATCAACTTGATGCCTTATTCGATGTATGAACGACTTGGCTTGGGAGAGTTAAAGCCTACCACTATGTCTCTACAATTTGCAGACAGATCGATAAAATACCCTAGAGATATAGTGGAAGACTTGCTAGTGCAAGTaggtaaattaaaaatttcagttGATTTTGTAGTACTTGACATGGAAAATGCACCAACAAGGGATAAAGAGCAAACCATACTCCTTGGTAGACCTTTCATGGCAACTACTAGAACTGTGATTGATATGCATGATGGAAAACTTACCATGACAGTTTTAGGAGAAATTGTggaatttaaa AGTTTTCGTGACACTTTAGATGTTCgcattaaaagtataaagcCATACTTAAAAGGAATGGCTTATGACGAAGAGGTGGAGTGCGCGGATGAACGCTCACCATGA